From a single Miscanthus floridulus cultivar M001 chromosome 8, ASM1932011v1, whole genome shotgun sequence genomic region:
- the LOC136471223 gene encoding uncharacterized protein, translated as MPRSSRTDTEAACVGLCDRKPPRLRICEQGRLDGCMRAQVGNSTAGQPRQPAFYLALHALDHGIGANNAALEPYDVSALKLSWDITTKRYVHEMIIYMEGLHILPNIYNPRTYLIC; from the exons ATGCCGCGTTCCAGCCGTACGGATACCGAGGCCGCCTGCGTCGGCTTATGCGACCGGAAACCGCCGCGTCTCCGGATCTG CGAGCAGGGTCGCCTTGACGGCTGCATGCGTGCACAGGTGGGAAATTCCACTGCAGGTCAACCACGACAGCCTGCGTTCTACTTGGCCCTGCATG CTTTGGACCATGGCATTGGGGCTAATAATGCAGCTCTTGAACCATACGATGTCTCAGCTCTGAAATTATCATGGGACATTACAACAAAG AGATACGTTCATGAAATGATCATATACATGGAAGGGCTGCATATATTACCCAACATTTACAATCCAA GAACTTATTTGATATGCTGA